AATTTCCATTTATCGAAATCCACATCACTGCCCAATACTTTGTCGATGCCCTTGTGATAAGCCAATGTCAGCAATGGATACTTCGATCCGATGGCCACTTTCCTGGTAGGGTACTCGATGAACTGCTGTCCGGGCCTGTATTCCAGCTGGATCCTCGCAATCACTGCCTGGTGTTGCGTGAACTGGCCGAGCATTTGTTCGAAAGGATAGTTGGGAGTAAAGATCTTGTCCTTGTCTTTAAAAATGGAGAAGTCGCTAGTGTTGTCCAGTGGAAGACGGTCTTCATATAATACTCCGGCAGTGATGCGCAGGTCATTGTCGAACCGCTTATTGTATACCAGTTCACCGAAATAATTCTCATAGATCTTCATATAATTCCGGCGATCAAATAAAGTATACACACTATTGAACAGAGGCCAGATAGGATTTGCCTGGTTGAACTGGCTTACCCGCTTACCACCATTGAGTGTCCAGGAGCTGTTTTCGGCTGTAAGTCCTGTTCCATCTCTTTCCATTTTCCTTTTTGCAAATTGAAGGGTACCCCAGGCGTTCAGGTGAGAATTGCTGAACCCGTAACGGAGATTGGGCGTGAATGAGGTCGTGTTCCCCGCTTTTGGCCACCAGCGGCGATAAGTGGCGCTGGCGCCAACCACCAGACCTTCTACCGTATTGTATTGGATCTGCTTCAGCAAGGGCTTCCAGGTGATATCTGAAGGACGTTCCTTATTGAAATTGGAAAAGCGTAGTCCGTCTGTCCAAAGTATTTTGCCAACAGTGATCCTTCCTTGTTTTCTGCGCATGGAGTCGATATAGGCTTTTGACCAGGCCGAATCACTGCGATAAGCATGCAGGCTGTCTTTGATCCTGTAATCCTTTATTTCTTCCGGTTCCAGGGCAACCGGGCGGATGGAATCCCAATAAGTTTTTGATTTCTTATTGATGCTGGTATCATAACGGACGATCACATTATTGAAATAATTGCGCTTGAACTCCGGCGTTAGTTCGTATTTGTTGTAAACATTGAGGAAAGTACCGGTGGCATCGATGCCGAACTGGTTGAAGGTAAAGTATACAACCTGATCTTTCGTCTGCCAAATATCTTTTGCAACCGGTACATGGATCTGCCGGATCACCATGGTGTCCAGTATCTCCAGCTGCGACTGTTTGGTGAGGGTAAGCTCCAGGCTATGAATGCGCCAGTCGCCTTCCGTGATATTGATGGTACCTGCAAATAATGGTTCATATTTCCTGCGTGGGATCACTTTGATCTGGTTCACTTCTTTTCCATCTTCCCAATATGATCCCAGGTACTGGTATTTGTAATAATTCAAAGCCGCGTCCGCAATGGGCGAAACAAACCCCCGGGGATTGAGCTGGTTGGTCAGAACGTTTACATTATTGTTGTAAAAATTAATGAAAGTGGGGAAATTGAAACCATAACCTCCCGAGCCGCTTTCGCGGCCTGATAATACTTCCAGTTTTATCCTTCCAGGTTTCCGGTAAGCGATCTTTGTAAGGGATTCGGAAAGAAAGATCACGCCCTTGCCGGCAGAGTCAACGCCCATATCCTGTTTGTCTTCGTCCTTTATTTTCTGTCCGAATACCTTCCTGGGCAGCTTGCGGGTCTTCATCAGTGTTTTGATATAAGCTTCGCAGGTGAAGGAATCGAGGGGAGCGAGATAGTCTTTTCGTTTGCGGATGGCATTGCGGATGATCTCGTATGCCGGGTCTTCAGCATTTGCCCTAACCACTACTTCGTTCATGGTGGTTTGCTGCACTGCCAGCGTAAAATCGACAGAAACAGTACTGTTGCCGGCTCCTGCGCTAACTGTTTTCTCTACGCGTGTATAGCCTATGTATTGGCATACCACGGTATAATTCCCGGGGTCGAGCTCCAGGAAGTAGACACCCTGGTTATTGGTGGTAGTGCCCTGGGTTGAGCCTTTGATGAAAACTGATGCGTAAGGAAGGATCTCGCCTTTTTCATTGGTAACCCTGCCGGTTATGCGCCCGGCCCGGGAAGAAAGAAAGCATAGGAAGAGGAGGGAAAGCAGTAAAGTTTGTTTCATGGAGGCATGATACGGAATTGTATGCTGAAAGTTACAGCCTCCCCTGTTAAAAGTTTTTGAAAGGGTAGAGCCGGAATGGCTATTTCAAATGAAGATTTCCTTCCCTGTCAAACCAGGACTCAATTTTTGCGATGGCTTTCAGATCATCCAGGAATACTGCTACTGGCTTTTTCCTGTCGATAACCCCGGTAAATCTCCGGTCATTTATTGCGGGATTATCAATTTCCAGATTTATCCCAAACCAGCGTGGCACTACTTTGCTTATTTCCTGCAGGCTGGCATCGTTGAAATAATACAAGCCATTTCTCCAGCTCAGCACATATTTGGGATCGAAAGCTTCCTGGCTCACCGGTTGGCCGGCAGTATAGATTGCCTGATTGCCCGGTACTATCCTGCTTTCAGCTCCGGGAACTTTGAGGCTTACGGAACCTTCCACCAGCGCCACTTTTTCTATACTGCCATCATAAGTGTTTACATTAAATGCAGTTCCCAGCACCTGTACGCTGCTCTGAGGCAGGTGCACGATAAATGGTTTCGCCGGATCCTTCGCCACTTTGATATAAGCCTCCCCATTTATCCTTATCTCACGGGTATTACCGGTGAAGGATAGTGGAAATTCAAGCCGCGTTTTCGAGTTCAGCCATACTTCGGTGCCATCTGCCAGCTTGATCTTGTAATCCGCGCCCACAGGTATGTTCAGGGTGCTCATGCCCTGCTCAGCGGCCCCGGAGAGTGAATAGTTCAGTGATTTATCGGTATTATTCAGTTTCGCTGATCCGGCATCGATAGCGCCCTGCTGTTTGGAGAGATCGATCACTCTCCCGTCTGCAAGCGTCAGTTCGATGCCTGGTTTTGAAACCCCGGCCACAGTTGTGGCTGATTCTTTTGTGGAGGAGGATCTCGGCAGGAACATCAATCCGGCGCCAATCACCAGTCCGCTAATAACTGCAGCTGCAAACCATTTTCTTTTATAGAGCGGGACCAGTTTGCCTGGCAGCGGTTTACGGAGATCTTCTGTAAGATCCTTCCAGGTTGGATTTTGATGACGATTGGAGAAATATTCAGATGTATTTTTTACAGGTATTTCATTCTTCAGTTCTTCATATGCGGTATTGGCATGCGGATTCCTGCTGAACAATGCTGTCAGCTCAATTTCTTCTTCCGGGCTCAACGAGCCGCTGATCTTTCCCAGTAGCAGAAATATTTCTTCCTCAGTTAATTTATCCAGCATATTAGAATGACTGTTTTTTCGATTTTAGTCACTAACCCAAAGCCTAATTTATTTTTAATTGCTGCCTTAGCATTTTAAGCGCCCGCGTCATATGATTGCTGATAGTGGCAGTGCTGATTCCCAGCTCCTCTGAAATCTCCTTGTAGCTCTGCTTTTCAACATAATGAAGTCGGAATACTTTGGCTGGCATCGGTGGCAGGCTGGTGATGGCTGCTTCCAGTTCCCGCCCCAGTTCACGATTCACCAGTTTGTCGCCCTCCTGAAAACTCCCTGCCTCGATCTCCCCGAACTGCCGCTGCAGCAATTTCCTGCGTTCTTCTTTTTTCTTCAGATCGATACTGCGATTACCGATGGATCGCACCAGATAGCCCAGCAGGCCGGAATGGATATTCAGGAATATTTTGCTCTCCCAGAAATCGATAAAGAAATCCTGTACCAGGTCCTGCGCCGCCACTTCATCTTTCAGGATGGAAAAAGAATAGGCAAAGAGTCGCTCCCTCGTGTTGCGATACAAGGTATCAAAAGCAGCCAGATCAAAGGCTTTCAGTGCTTCTAATAATAGGGAATAATCTGTTGACTCTTTTTGCAAGCAGTAGTTTTTGGAAAAAGAATGATGGACGAATGTACATTTTTTAAAAATATTTCAAACCGGCTTAGTGACTCTTTTCCGAAAAACCGTCATTATGATAAGCGCTGAACTTTTCAACAGATCTAACAACCAAATCAACTGCGATTTATGCACGAAATGCTTCGGGTCCATCTACTGCTTGTATCGATCTTCATTTTTTCATCTTCCATACTCTTTGCCGGTTCTGTGTATGAACAGGGAAAGGAACAGACCAGGATCACCCTGAGTTTCAAAAACGTTCCGATCCGGCAGGTCTTTTCTTCTATCGAAGAGAAAGCAGATGTTATCATCATGTATGAGAATACTGATGAGATGAAAAGTACTAAGATCAGTATCAATGCCTCCAATATGAAAGTATCTGACATACTGAACCAGATATTGAAAGACAAATCGCTGGAGTGGACCATCAGGGATAATGTGATCCGGCTCGTACAAAAGAAAAAAGAAACAGGCGTTAATGGCGATGCAGCCGCAGGAAACGATAGCCATGAAAAAACAAATCTCTTCCAGTTCATCGTTTGCAAGGTGGTTGATTCAACAGGCGCACCTATAGCCAGCGCGAGTTTTTCTATTCGCGGAACAGATAAGAAAGGTGCAGCAGACAATACCGGACGATTCGTATTGCCGGAAATAAAACTTTCCGATATTCTTATCCTTTCCGCTGTTGGCTATGTTCAACTGTCTGTTCCCGTTACAGATATGTTGAGCATGCCGGCCGGAACTCCGCTTTCACTAAAGAATGGAAAAGTGAAAAGAGGATCTGGCACTGAATTCACTTTTATCTTATCGCTTGAAGAAAAGGCGATGGAGGAAGTGGTGGTAAGCACCGGTATGTTCGATAGAAAGAAGGAAACATTTACCGGCGTTACGCGCACTTACACGGGCAAAGAAGTGCGCCTTGCAAGCAGGCAAAATATACTGGAAGCCCTCAATCTGCTGGATCCTTCATTCAGGATCATACGCGATAATAACCTGGGCTCAGATCCCAATCAGCTTGCAAAAATAGAAATGAGAGGCAGCAGGAGCATGCCTCCGCCCACACCTCAGAAATATAGCCAGCAACTGAAGCTGCAATATGAGAAAGATCCCAATCAGCCCTTGTTTGTGCTGGATGGTTTTGAAACGGATCTCCTCACTGTAATGAACCTGGATGTGAACAGGATCGCCAGTATTACACTGTTGAAAGATGCCGCCTCTACTGCATTGTATGGTTCAAGGTCTGCCAACGGAGTAGTGGTGATCCAAACTATCAGGCCGGCTCCCGGTGATCTGCGTATCACGTATTCAGCCACCGGCACTCTTGTGATGCCGGACCTTTCAGGTTACAATATGATGGATGCAAGAGAGCTGTTGAAGTTCCAGGAACTGGCATCCGTTGGGGCCAATGCACCCGGGCCTTTTACCGTGGATGGTTACAATATCGTATTGCCGAAGGTAAAGCATGCTTTCAGGGAAAACGCAATCTTACAGGGAGTGGATGAGAACTGGTTGAAAGTGCCGCTCCAGAACGCAGGCTCAGTGAACCATAATCTTTCTGTCAGTGGCGGTGACTCTTATTTCACTTATGTAGGAGGTCTCAACAGGAACTCAAATATCGGGGTAATGAAGGGATCAGAGAATTCCAATACCTCCGGTTATTTCAATCTCAGTTACCGGAAAGGAAATATCAATGTATCCAATAATCTTACCATCAACGGACAAAAACAATACGGAAGCCCTTACGGTTCATTTACGGAATATGTAAAGATCCCGCCTTATTACATGATCAATAACTCAGACCGTTACCTTGAGCAACATAATACTGAATATTACACTTCCGGCGGATTCCCTTTTACTGCCGGTTTCCGCTTCTCAAACCCGCTTTACAATGCAGGTCTTCCATTTAAGAATACGGTGAAGGGAAATACGATCACCAATAACCTGATGGCTAACTGGGATGTATTCCCGTTCCTGAGATTGTCAGGTAGCTTCCAGTACCTCAAATCGGAAAGTCAGTCTGATTTTTTTGTTTCTCCGCTCAATACAAGATTCGATGAGGTGGAATCGAGCCTGAAAGGCTCTTATGATTACAGCAATCTTCATTCGGAGTCTTATTCCGGCAATTTCACGATGACTTTCAATAAAGTTGTGGCAGGTAAACATATTTTCAATACCAACCTGCGAAGCGAATTTCAGCAGAGTACCACTGAAACCAGCAATATTTCAGCAGTGGGTTTCGCCACCACGGCGGAACCGCTGATCTATCTCGCCAATTCATTCACGCCGGACAGCAGGCCTGGTGGCACTACCACCAAACAGACTTCGATGAATTTCATTGCAAGTTTGAATTACTCCTATGATCTGAAATATAGCATGGACCTTTCCTATGCACTTTCTGGCACCAGCATTTTTGGTCTTGATAATCCTTACAAACCTTTTTATGCAATGGGTTTGAAATGGAATCTTCACCGGGAGAATTTTATGCGAAATATCAAATGGGTAAATGAACTGGCCCTGGCTACCAATTTTGGTGTTACAGGAAATCAGAATGCCGGCAATTTTGGATCGAGGGCTACCTACCTGCTGAACAATACGCCAACCTTCTTTGGAGAATCTGTGAAGCTGGTGAGTGTGGGCAATCCTGATCTGGACTGGACAAAAACATATAATCTAAGCTATAACCTGATCGGTAAATTCTTCAATAAGCTGTCGTTGACAGTTTCTGGTTTCAGGAATATCACCAATCCACTTATCATCACTATGCCATTACCGCCCTCCGTTGGAATTCCTGATGGTATTCCCAGGAATATTGGAAGGATGACGGAAACCGGGCTGGAACTGGATCTGGATGCTAGACTGGTTAATACCCGTGACTGGACCCTGAACCTCAGTCTTAAATCCCCGGTATTGTATAAGCGCGAATACAGCGGTCTCGGAAACTCACTGGAGAAATTCAATGATTCTGCAAGGAACGGCGGATATGCTCAGCGCTATTATGATGGA
This portion of the Pseudobacter ginsenosidimutans genome encodes:
- a CDS encoding DUF5686 and carboxypeptidase regulatory-like domain-containing protein — encoded protein: MKQTLLLSLLFLCFLSSRAGRITGRVTNEKGEILPYASVFIKGSTQGTTTNNQGVYFLELDPGNYTVVCQYIGYTRVEKTVSAGAGNSTVSVDFTLAVQQTTMNEVVVRANAEDPAYEIIRNAIRKRKDYLAPLDSFTCEAYIKTLMKTRKLPRKVFGQKIKDEDKQDMGVDSAGKGVIFLSESLTKIAYRKPGRIKLEVLSGRESGSGGYGFNFPTFINFYNNNVNVLTNQLNPRGFVSPIADAALNYYKYQYLGSYWEDGKEVNQIKVIPRRKYEPLFAGTINITEGDWRIHSLELTLTKQSQLEILDTMVIRQIHVPVAKDIWQTKDQVVYFTFNQFGIDATGTFLNVYNKYELTPEFKRNYFNNVIVRYDTSINKKSKTYWDSIRPVALEPEEIKDYRIKDSLHAYRSDSAWSKAYIDSMRRKQGRITVGKILWTDGLRFSNFNKERPSDITWKPLLKQIQYNTVEGLVVGASATYRRWWPKAGNTTSFTPNLRYGFSNSHLNAWGTLQFAKRKMERDGTGLTAENSSWTLNGGKRVSQFNQANPIWPLFNSVYTLFDRRNYMKIYENYFGELVYNKRFDNDLRITAGVLYEDRLPLDNTSDFSIFKDKDKIFTPNYPFEQMLGQFTQHQAVIARIQLEYRPGQQFIEYPTRKVAIGSKYPLLTLAYHKGIDKVLGSDVDFDKWKFSVSDDVNFKLRGLMKYRVSIGGFINDNKVPIQDYQHFNGNQLLFASEYLNSFQLAPYYLNSTTASFYAAAHLEHHFNGMLTNKIPLFKKLNWHLVGGGNAFFVNKDNNYVEVFAGLENIFKVLRVDVVGSYLNGNKGQVALRLGLGGLLGGAFQFK
- a CDS encoding FecR family protein — its product is MLDKLTEEEIFLLLGKISGSLSPEEEIELTALFSRNPHANTAYEELKNEIPVKNTSEYFSNRHQNPTWKDLTEDLRKPLPGKLVPLYKRKWFAAAVISGLVIGAGLMFLPRSSSTKESATTVAGVSKPGIELTLADGRVIDLSKQQGAIDAGSAKLNNTDKSLNYSLSGAAEQGMSTLNIPVGADYKIKLADGTEVWLNSKTRLEFPLSFTGNTREIRINGEAYIKVAKDPAKPFIVHLPQSSVQVLGTAFNVNTYDGSIEKVALVEGSVSLKVPGAESRIVPGNQAIYTAGQPVSQEAFDPKYVLSWRNGLYYFNDASLQEISKVVPRWFGINLEIDNPAINDRRFTGVIDRKKPVAVFLDDLKAIAKIESWFDREGNLHLK
- a CDS encoding RNA polymerase sigma-70 factor, encoding MQKESTDYSLLLEALKAFDLAAFDTLYRNTRERLFAYSFSILKDEVAAQDLVQDFFIDFWESKIFLNIHSGLLGYLVRSIGNRSIDLKKKEERRKLLQRQFGEIEAGSFQEGDKLVNRELGRELEAAITSLPPMPAKVFRLHYVEKQSYKEISEELGISTATISNHMTRALKMLRQQLKIN
- a CDS encoding SusC/RagA family TonB-linked outer membrane protein — encoded protein: MHEMLRVHLLLVSIFIFSSSILFAGSVYEQGKEQTRITLSFKNVPIRQVFSSIEEKADVIIMYENTDEMKSTKISINASNMKVSDILNQILKDKSLEWTIRDNVIRLVQKKKETGVNGDAAAGNDSHEKTNLFQFIVCKVVDSTGAPIASASFSIRGTDKKGAADNTGRFVLPEIKLSDILILSAVGYVQLSVPVTDMLSMPAGTPLSLKNGKVKRGSGTEFTFILSLEEKAMEEVVVSTGMFDRKKETFTGVTRTYTGKEVRLASRQNILEALNLLDPSFRIIRDNNLGSDPNQLAKIEMRGSRSMPPPTPQKYSQQLKLQYEKDPNQPLFVLDGFETDLLTVMNLDVNRIASITLLKDAASTALYGSRSANGVVVIQTIRPAPGDLRITYSATGTLVMPDLSGYNMMDARELLKFQELASVGANAPGPFTVDGYNIVLPKVKHAFRENAILQGVDENWLKVPLQNAGSVNHNLSVSGGDSYFTYVGGLNRNSNIGVMKGSENSNTSGYFNLSYRKGNINVSNNLTINGQKQYGSPYGSFTEYVKIPPYYMINNSDRYLEQHNTEYYTSGGFPFTAGFRFSNPLYNAGLPFKNTVKGNTITNNLMANWDVFPFLRLSGSFQYLKSESQSDFFVSPLNTRFDEVESSLKGSYDYSNLHSESYSGNFTMTFNKVVAGKHIFNTNLRSEFQQSTTETSNISAVGFATTAEPLIYLANSFTPDSRPGGTTTKQTSMNFIASLNYSYDLKYSMDLSYALSGTSIFGLDNPYKPFYAMGLKWNLHRENFMRNIKWVNELALATNFGVTGNQNAGNFGSRATYLLNNTPTFFGESVKLVSVGNPDLDWTKTYNLSYNLIGKFFNKLSLTVSGFRNITNPLIITMPLPPSVGIPDGIPRNIGRMTETGLELDLDARLVNTRDWTLNLSLKSPVLYKREYSGLGNSLEKFNDSARNGGYAQRYYDGASPDDVWAVRSVGIGQARGMEVFLDKNGQYTFLFDKNNEVVIGSSRPVTQGDIAVRARYKRFTLAVFCRYIVQEMKFNDALYNKVENISKAQMEYNQDKRALYVRWKQAGDDASFLGITNTTLGMSSRFLQKENSFAVNNITFNYDLLDQYSQGLKAYIRKKLGLETFGFSLTTTNIFQFKLSNIQRERGLDYPFQRSITLNVNMTF